The nucleotide sequence CGGCACTCCGCCGCTCGTGCTGCGGCTGACGCCGCTCGCCGGGGAGATCCGCACGGCAGTGCCCTGCGTGGATGGCGAGACGACACGTTGGTTCGAGGCGCAGCACCTCCTCGCCCCGCGTTTCCGCCACGGTCTGCTCGCTCGCGCCGAAAAGGCCCTGGCGCGACGGGGTTTCATCGCCCCGGCCGCGGGCCGCCTCGGAGTCCTGGGTGGCGCCCGCACACCTGGAACCACCCGGCCTCCAGCCTACCTGCGCCGTCTCGCCGCTTTGCATGGCGTCGACATCGAAGACCATCGCTGGGGTCTGTGTGTGCCCGGCGACGCTCGCGCGCCGACCTTGCTCTTCTATCTCTTCGGCGCCGTGGCGACGGCTCCCGAATTCGTCGTCGAGATGGTGCGCGACCCTCGCTTCAATCGCGGCATCGAGAACGAACATCGTGTCCTGAGCCGCTGGCGCGCGCTGTCGGCGGCACCGCAGCAGGTGGCGCCGGAGGTCCTCTTCCTCGGTCACCCCGGTCACCTCGCCGCGGTAGGAAGACGGTGGCTCGAAGGCGAACCCTTCGTACACCGCACCGAGGGCACCCCCTCTTGCGCCGTGGCGCGGCAGGCGGTGGCTTCGCTCCTGACCCTGGGGCGGGCCACCGCAGAGCCCGTCGCGGCGAGCGCCGCTGCCGCAGCGCTGGACACCTTGTGCACGCGCTTTGCCGCCGTCTACCGGCCGCCGCCGCTGGAGCTCGCCTTCCTGCGCCGGCAGATCGCCGCCCTCGCCGCCAGCCCTTGGCCCGTGCCCGCGGTGCTCCAGCATGGCGATCCCGAACTCTGCAACCTCCTGGTCCCATCCGATGGGCGCGTGGTCTTCTTCGACTGGAAGCAAGCCGAGGAGCGCGGCATGCCTTTGTGGGATCTCCTCGTCTTCCTGCACTCCTATGTGCTCCTCGATGACGTGCAGCGCCGGCAGGAGCGTCCCGCAGCGTCCGTGGCTTCCCTCCTCCTGGAGTCGCACTTTTCGCCTTGGGTGCGGCAGACGCTGGAGGAATACTGCACCCGCGTCG is from Candidatus Krumholzibacteriia bacterium and encodes:
- a CDS encoding phosphotransferase, with the protein product MLETTLATPVLPGSHAGGDPRGAHWIFCLDRLELGRVLCLGLPATAGLETIAPLAEEVMVWEPRDGKRRLLQEWLGRGGPSNVSVAGRPQASWQLHELRADLLLPSGGLWNAADLRPFLGPGSISYHEALDAPHEHPTPPGLASLHGTPPLVLRLTPLAGEIRTAVPCVDGETTRWFEAQHLLAPRFRHGLLARAEKALARRGFIAPAAGRLGVLGGARTPGTTRPPAYLRRLAALHGVDIEDHRWGLCVPGDARAPTLLFYLFGAVATAPEFVVEMVRDPRFNRGIENEHRVLSRWRALSAAPQQVAPEVLFLGHPGHLAAVGRRWLEGEPFVHRTEGTPSCAVARQAVASLLTLGRATAEPVAASAAAAALDTLCTRFAAVYRPPPLELAFLRRQIAALAASPWPVPAVLQHGDPELCNLLVPSDGRVVFFDWKQAEERGMPLWDLLVFLHSYVLLDDVQRRQERPAASVASLLLESHFSPWVRQTLEEYCTRVGVHPTLLEPLFYTCWMARALQEATRLPAAAIGSSRALALLRHWIQGRQGPGLCQLFANGQHTAVGAEGNA